ATACGGTGaaatctagttttttttaagtggtcgaaattgatgatgaagaaagcaACCTTTTTTCTGATGAACACGGGTCACTATTACGCTGATGAACTATAATGAGaataatataatgaaatatAATGAGGCGAATGAGAATCGATTTCGTCATCTTATTATTCATATTCACTTATCTAGTGATGTTTCGTTAACGATAACGGATAACGTAAAAAGTCCGTTAACGGACCTTTTTTGGGGTTCGTTAACTTAACGGATAACGCTAACGTTTGGCATTTTTCAGACGTTATTTTCAaacgttattttgtttttaacagcgctgccaaatatgaaattttttgatttttcaaaatgaaatttgtattttttgcgCGCTTTCAACATTTTACTGTAGTAGGTTGACTatgaaaacgaatttaaaTAGCAATTGACAGTGAGCAGTAGTCTTCTTAGCTTCtctgaggttttttttttgctttcaaaacGTGGCAAACGAAACTGTATAAGTAGAGTAGGTAGTAGGAAAACAACTAGAATCAGAGTGTAAATCTTTAATGTCAGATTCAGACTCTGATGCTCCTGTTGACGGTGAAGAAGCGTGGCATCTGCGAGGTTAGAAGATCTCAAAAGAAGATTTATATTCATGCGATTTCATGTCAGATTAAAGAGATCCTGATTTCGACTGCTCCTACCTTCTAGCCACTTCTCTCGACTGCATTGAAACTGAACTTTTAGACTACTTCCACTTTGCAAGTCACGAATTTGATCCTTCTAAGGATCTACCAGTTCAAGATGTGATCTCTTACTGGAAGAATTTGTCTGGTCGTTTCCCCTACTTATCCAAATTGGCCTATAATTTACTGGTTATACCAGTTTCTTCGGCATCATCTGAACGCGAATTTTCCATTGTCGGATGGCACTGTCTAGGACACAAAAATAGGACGGCGGAAGAAGTTTTGGCCGCAAAAGTCTTCCTCACTTGCAATAAAGATTTATTGAGGCCTTTACTTTTTTAGTtggaacttgttttttttttcttttgtctgtgCGTTTATTTAATCCacagtttctgttttttttagttgttaaTTGCTTCATTGTGACATTGTTCAACGCCAGCAGCAATTTCAATATAAGTAATCAAGACCGTGACTGATTTCAGTGATTTTAtagtgcaattttttaaattaaataacgGTAAAAATAACGTCGAATTTTCGTTAACGGAGACATTTTTAACGGCGTTAATTAACGGCGTTAACGAACGTGAAAAAATGAGACATCGTTAACTTAACGGATAACGCTAACGTTTAGAAAAAGCACTAACGAAACATCACTACACTTATCTTCTACTAACTATCAGATTGCCCGGTTTGATCGAGTAAATTAAACTTACTAATCCTGAACAGACGCTAGCTCAATATTTACCCTTCCCGTAGTGTAGTGCATACCGTGTGATTACTAGATGTAATCTACAGTACCTTTAACTTTTTGTTAAAAGTTACCAGAGAAAGTTACAAATTACAATCAACAAATGAAGTTATGATTAACGATATTATTGACTGGTTTGAATTGTCCAGTTTCAGGCATTATCCAACTAAATTTAGAATGATCAAGATAAGATAGCACTCCCGAAATTTAATCTAATTAATTAACAGTTCTACGTAGAAACAAGAAGTATGTAGTGCAAAACCATAAACCCCAAATGCAAAATAACCATTGCTATACTAAACAAAAagtcgaaagagaaaaaaaagaacaatttaatCTTTCTGGTTAAGCGTTGTTCAAGTAGAAAATCACTATCTGAttaatttaacaagaaaaacgaTTACCTTATAGCTGATCAGCACAAAACTTGACAAGATCCTCAGAATtagcaaatgaaaaaataagaaaaccgtCTACGTCATCGACATGAaaactttccaaattttcacATTCAACAACGGGCTCCACATTAACAGATCTGACTGCATTGATCAATGGTTCtgcataataaaataaacatattaTTTAACTAAATAACATCTATCCAAAATACATGCATACACTTACTTCTAAGTTTGGTTGAGCTGGACCTCGCCTTCATCATTCTTGCATGTCTCATATTCAAATCATTATCGGTACCTCGGTATCTCTGAGGCCGAGTTTTTTGTCGAGTAGATATGCGAAGAGGAATTTCAGTCATGCTTGAACAACGATAAACAAATGGTGCAACAATAGAATCAGAACTAGGTGCTGTTGTGCATTCAAGAGAAACACATGGAGTAGAAACTTCCTTATCACCCTCTATGAAGGGGATCAATGAGGAAGGCGATGAAATCAGTAACTCGTTTTCGGGAAGACGAACACATTCGTAGGACCAGGTTTGAGTGTTATCGTTAAATAGTAATTCACGCTGTCGACTCGTCAAGTTCTGAGGAATACCTacataaaagaattttatgtTCAGCAAAGCCGCCTATTAGTGCTCAAAACTTAaccaaataattcatttcccACCACATTCGTCATTGGTTAATATGAGCTTTGTTGCTTCAATTTCCACTACAGACAATGAAGTTTTTGAGGTTTGAAATTCACTAACTGCATATTCGTATTGTTTCAATTGGCATTCAATATCTGACTGCAATTTTCCCGACTTGACATTTGAATTAACATATTTTTACAAAGttgtaacaatttaaaatacaaaagaatttAGAATAGAACACAATCTTAACTTAAGTAATTTATATACCTTCTTAAGATCAGCAGTTTGACGAAGAAACAATGTTGgaatggaatttttatttaaataccAGATTCTATTGACTGAAGTCagacatttttcatcaaaatgaatagaGCAAATGAATGATATAGGCAGAGAAAGGGTTGCAGGAGAACTGCAACAGAGAGTAGGTTATTAAAAACTACCGCAACTGACATAAGACTATTTACCGAAACAGAAAAGGGGCAAGTTGTGAAGATATTCCATATTGTAGTTGAAACCCACAGACGAAACACTGACGGTCAGCGATATATGCATCTATGTCAAGCATATCATGGAGTTGTTAGGCACGACTCAATTTTGCCTAGATGGAAATGCTACTGCTGTTTACTGAAGTCAAGTGCTGACTGCTGACTTTGACTCTTTGCCTTAGATACATTGTTGCCATTCTTGTGAAttgtgattttattatttcaccaATCACCTTTCACCAAACTATATATATAGGATAAATGCTTTTTTTGTAGCCTACAATCCTACATCTAGAAAAcaagttcattaaaaaaatatataagtcgAAATTATGGTGATGTGATCGATCAAAATTGGTCGGGTAAAGGCAATTCGCTCATCAACGCGGACATACTAGAAtattcatatttctttttaattgagCATTCAATGTAAACTAGAagcaatatttaaataaatatctaaACATATCTAAGCAAGGCAACAAAAAGGATAGAATGAGATGGGACAATGAAGTTGTAAAACGCTAAAACTGATCTATTGCACCCTGAATGATACACAGTAAGCACAATAGTGGCGTCAAATCACACTTTACAATCAGCAGAACAGTTAGTATATTATTAAAGATGTTATGATTTGCTATATCACTGTATCTGCATTATGCTGCCCCTGTACAAAATCTAAGGAGCATTTTCCATTCGTAAATTAATTCGTCGGTTCGATTCAAGTCGATTCTGACGGACGGTGAGACGATAAAACAAAGTCTTACATGTGGAGTCTAAACGACATACCACAAAGTCCATAAAATACAAACGAGAAACACAATCCTTTTAGTTCCAAAATATCCTATAGTCTCTTGTGTCAGAACTGCTAATCAGCCGAAACGCTATCGTCTCCATCCAAGTCTGCTGCGAATAGAAGAACTCATCGAACTTGGTTGGACGACTTCTCCTCGATTATTGGTAGATCTATAATTGGTCCAGTCAGGGTATTCGACAGGGACGTGTGGACCGTGAGTTTTCACCCAAGCATGTTCGTAGCCACGTCGCCACAGTTGATAGCGATGCCACCAAGCTTCCCATCGCGACAGCTCCTCCAACGTCATATCGTGGCCGAAATAACCTCGATCTGTATAATATTTGTGACGAACACGAATGTCATCCCAGTCTCGTGGTAGCTGACGAGGAGGCTGGACGTGTCGGTACTGATCGTATCTGAATAACGAgaataagaaacaattaaatcaCCGCAAACACataattaaaaactgaaaataaacgGAACCTTTCATGCCAATCTCTCCATCTGTCATCTCGTGCTCGTTCGTCTTTTCGAATCGGTTCTTCAGGCGGATGGACATGCTTAAtttgatggtgatgatgatgattgatgGGCGGTTGAGATGATTCGATTGAACGTTCCCTTGCGGCTTTTGCATTCGATATGACTGGAGCAGCGCTAGCTTCATCAATGCTGACGTTCTTCTCAGTCGTCGCAGCTCCCCCGACAGGAGCAACGATTCGCAATTGAACCAACtccaaatttcttctttgagaACTCAACTGGGCCAGTTTTCCGAATCTCTCCGACAACGAAAGGCGAGAGCCCAGGTTTCCAGATTTGAGTTCCTTGGCAGCATTGGGGCCTTCTCCTGTGTCTTCcccttcctcttcttcttcgccttcttccatgtcgtcgtcgtctgtttcAGAGCTAGACTCGTTGGAGCTTGAATCTGATTCTGAGAGTGCACGACGCTTTTTCACGGGCGATACAACTTTATTGCTAGCTGAAATTGGGCGTTTGACAGTCTTGGAGGCAGAAGTTTGCTTGGCGGCATGCAACTCTTGGGCTGGCCTGAGCTGCTCCTTCAATTTCATACGAGGAGGAGCAGGTGGAGATTTGGGTTTCAAGGCAGATCTTTTGCGGTAGCCAGTTTCTTTTGAACTTGAACTAGTCGATGATCCACTGCTGCTcgacgaagaagacgacgatcGAGAAAAGGATGAATGAGATAGTGAAGAGCTGCTTCGACTGCTCGCATCGTCGCTCAAGCATTTCCGACGTCGTGCTATTGGGGATGTAGACGACCGAGAAGGCGTGCCGGAATAGGAGCGACCACGTTCCGGCGGAGAGACTGGCCCACGTCGCGTGCTGGATTTAGTCTTCAAACCAGCAATCTGCTTTCTAGATGGAccattatttttctctgtctGTCGAAGAGGACTTCGACTACGACTGCGGGATCGCAACggactctttttcttcacaACCCTGTCTTTCCTGGACGCTAGTTCACGTCGGTTTTCTGCTGGCTTCTTGTTCAAATCAAGTCTACTCGTTCGACTGGCATTTGTTTTTGCAAATCTGTCAGAAaccaattttctttcgtgtgaAGCTCCGTTGCTGGGACGTTTACTCGAATCAGATCGTCTTTTGACATCTGAATTTGGGCTACGATCAGAGCTGGAAAAACTACGTTTAATCTGAGGACGGACATTCTTGCGCTGCcctcctcctactcctccaccaccacttCTTTCTCGATTACTTGTGGTCCGTCCTGATTCGATTTTATGGGCACGTTCGCGAGATCTCGAACGACGTGCGCTTGTTTTCTCACGAGAACGTGATCTTCGACTTCTACTGATGCCAAGTTCATTTTTGTACATTTCTTTGAATCCACTGTGACCCCAACGATCAGGATCTTTGGCTTCTTCGTctaataacttttttgtccAACGGTTCCCACCTTCCGTTCTTGCACGTTCCATCACACGTTCCATGGAATCCTTGCGACCTAAAGatattaataatgaaaattatgaagaaacaaacagaaactgATAAAAACTCACTAGAAAGCTTGTTATTTCTTCCACGGTCTCTCCCAGACTGGCTGCTGTTTTGGGATTTGGAAGCAGTTCTATCATTGGTTGAGCTTGAACTTTTCTTAACTCCACTTGATGATTTTGCTAATGCTTGCAGCCTATCTTTGATATCAACTCTGCTgtcctgaaaaaagaaatcttgaaATGTGTAGATGCAATCGTTAAAACAGACAAATAAATACCTGGTCCTGTTGTGCTCTTCTGGGAGATCCCATATTAATTTTGATATGTGGATGTCAGGAATAgctaaatcattttaaaaagaagttttgtCAGTTTACATGGTCTACTTTCAAGAAGGATGTGGTATGTTTGACACATGATTGGAGTAGACTTCTACGACAATAGTTGCTGAaacaatattgagaaaacAGTAAACAACCTAATTCCTTTATACAGTTAatgcaaataaattaaataatccCTCTTAAAATTCTTCACAGATGGAATATTAACGATTTAATCAATATTATAATTCATCCGGTAGAGATGGAGCCCTTTCCACTATCTACCAGACCCGACATATGATGTCAACATGCAGTGATTATGGCATTGAATTGAACGTAATTTTATCTCTAAATACTAACCTTGGATAACTTAAATTTCAACAAGAATGGGATTTAAAACTTCACtgttaaattaattcaaaacaaTTGCATGATTCCGCTCGAGGTCTATGACGCTTTGAGAGCTTCAAAACGATACTACTGCCGCTCGCCATCTATACTTCGTTGCCGAagcttttcttcattttagtCTTCATTATTGACGCAAAGTTGTTGACGAAAGGTTGACATTCATTTTCGAGCACCCATTTAGGCCATTTTTTCTCGATTCGTTGTTATTTATACAACACAAATA
This DNA window, taken from Daphnia pulex isolate KAP4 chromosome 2, ASM2113471v1, encodes the following:
- the LOC124209431 gene encoding serine/arginine repetitive matrix protein 2-like, which codes for MGSPRRAQQDQDSRVDIKDRLQALAKSSSGVKKSSSSTNDRTASKSQNSSQSGRDRGRNNKLSSRKDSMERVMERARTEGGNRWTKKLLDEEAKDPDRWGHSGFKEMYKNELGISRSRRSRSREKTSARRSRSRERAHKIESGRTTSNRERSGGGGVGGGQRKNVRPQIKRSFSSSDRSPNSDVKRRSDSSKRPSNGASHERKLVSDRFAKTNASRTSRLDLNKKPAENRRELASRKDRVVKKKSPLRSRSRSRSPLRQTEKNNGPSRKQIAGLKTKSSTRRGPVSPPERGRSYSGTPSRSSTSPIARRRKCLSDDASSRSSSSLSHSSFSRSSSSSSSSSGSSTSSSSKETGYRKRSALKPKSPPAPPRMKLKEQLRPAQELHAAKQTSASKTVKRPISASNKVVSPVKKRRALSESDSSSNESSSETDDDDMEEGEEEEEGEDTGEGPNAAKELKSGNLGSRLSLSERFGKLAQLSSQRRNLELVQLRIVAPVGGAATTEKNVSIDEASAAPVISNAKAARERSIESSQPPINHHHHHQIKHVHPPEEPIRKDERARDDRWRDWHERYDQYRHVQPPRQLPRDWDDIRVRHKYYTDRGYFGHDMTLEELSRWEAWWHRYQLWRRGYEHAWVKTHGPHVPVEYPDWTNYRSTNNRGEVVQPSSMSSSIRSRLGWRR
- the LOC124205907 gene encoding uncharacterized protein LOC124205907 isoform X1, encoding MLDIDAYIADRQCFVCGFQLQYGISSQLAPFLFRSPATLSLPISFICSIHFDEKCLTSVNRIWYLNKNSIPTLFLRQTADLKKSGKLQSDIECQLKQYEYAVSEFQTSKTSLSVVEIEATKLILTNDECGIPQNLTSRQRELLFNDNTQTWSYECVRLPENELLISSPSSLIPFIEGDKEVSTPCVSLECTTAPSSDSIVAPFVYRCSSMTEIPLRISTRQKTRPQRYRGTDNDLNMRHARMMKARSSSTKLRKPLINAVRSVNVEPVVECENLESFHVDDVDGFLIFSFANSEDLVKFCADQL
- the LOC124205907 gene encoding uncharacterized protein LOC124205907 isoform X2, with the translated sequence MHISLTVSVSSVGFNYNMEYLHNLPLFCFVNRIWYLNKNSIPTLFLRQTADLKKSGKLQSDIECQLKQYEYAVSEFQTSKTSLSVVEIEATKLILTNDECGIPQNLTSRQRELLFNDNTQTWSYECVRLPENELLISSPSSLIPFIEGDKEVSTPCVSLECTTAPSSDSIVAPFVYRCSSMTEIPLRISTRQKTRPQRYRGTDNDLNMRHARMMKARSSSTKLRKPLINAVRSVNVEPVVECENLESFHVDDVDGFLIFSFANSEDLVKFCADQL